Within Bradymonas sediminis, the genomic segment TGAGTGCGCGATCACCGAGGTCGGGTCGAGCTCAAGCGCCCGCGTGAAGTCTTCTTCGGCGCCGGTATAATCTTCGAGGATGCAGCGGATGATGCCGCGATTGGTGAAGACCTCGGGGGATTCGGGGTCGGTCTCAGCCGCCAGATCCAGGTCGACCACCGCCTGCATGAAGGATTTCTGGGCGTAATAGGCAAGCGCCCGGTTCAGGAGCGCCGCGACGTTGGTCGGCTCGCGCTCAAGCGCCAGGTCGAAGTCGGCGATGGCCTCGTCGACGTGGTCGTGCGCGGCGCGGGCGATGCCGCGCTGCAAATAGGCGTCGATGAAGTTGGCGTCCAGGGCGAGCGCGGCGTCGCAGTCCTCGATAGCCCCGTGGAGGTCGCCGCGCGAAAAGCGCTCTTCGGCGCGGGCCAGATACGCCTCGGCGTCCTCAAGCGGGGGCGCGTCGACCGCCTCGTGGTGATGATGGTGCGCGTCGTCGTCCTGGTGGCCGTGCATCGTCTCGGCGAAGGCCCCGGAGCGGGCAAGCTCGTCGAACTCTTCCATAAACTCCGAGGTGAGCGTGGCGTAGAGCTTACGGAACGCCTCTTGATGCGCGCGCAAGGTCTCCATCGACTCGGTGATCGGCTTCAAGAGGTCGCGCTGGCCGAGTGTGTCGACGCGATCGACGAGCTTTGCGTGCTGGCGAAAGACCTGAAGTTGCGCGTCGACGCCCAGCTTCGCGGGCAGCGGATCTTCGCCCAGCGTGCAGGCCTGCTCAAGCTGGCGAAGCTCGTCGAGCACCTCTTCGAGCGTGCGGTCCTCGCGAATCACGAGGTCCAGGCTCATCGGTCCCACCAGCAAATAACGCGCATCCAACGCCGCCGCGCGCACGTAGATCCACCAGGCCAGCCGAAAGATCACGTCCACATGGTCAGACTCGGCGCTCAACGGCGCGGGAACCTGCTGGCGAACCCCGGCGCTACGAATCGCCTCGGCGATGGTACGATCGCTGATTCGGTCACTGTCTCGCAATTGGTTGAGTTGCGCGGCAACGGCGTCAAGTCTTGATAGAGAGGTCATAGCATCGTCCGGGACTGAATGGCTGGTTAAATGGGTGACTCGGTGCGTGATGCGCACATTATCGATGTTTTGGCTGTGTATTCTGGGCAACTTTGGCAGCGCGAGTTCGGGTCCAAAACGCAACCGTCCGAACTCGCGACGGCTCTTCTTTACCCCGACTCGCTTGCGCGTCAAACCCCTCACTGCTAATTCAATGATATCGATTTAGAAAATAACGCGCGCTGCCCCGCCGGCGAGGTCCTTCGGGGCAAGCGAGTCATCCTTCACCACGGAATGACCATGTCTACGCTCAAAGAACTCATCACCCACGAGCACCTCCTCCCGGTCGCGCCCATGATCTACGCCGCCTGGGCCGACGGTGTTCTTAGCGATACCGAGATGACCAGCCTTCGGGCCTACGCCACCGGTCAAGACTGGCTCGACGCCGATGCTCAGGCGGCCCTTGGCGCCTGGCTGGACCCCGAAGATCCGCCGTCGGCGACGACGCTGACGCGGCTGCGCGCGGCGATAAGCACAAGCGCCGGAGACCTGAGTCAGTGCCATCAAATGACGCTCGCCGCGCTCGGCGAGCGCATCGCCACGCGGGAGAACGGCCAGCACCCGCCGGCCTGGTATAGCGACGACGTCCGCGCCCATATTGAGGCGATTGAGAAGAACCTCGGCTTTGCCCCCAAGGATGCCGCCAGCGCGATTCTCCTGCGCGAGGGTGCCCTCCCCGCGGCTCAGCGCTTCGAGGAACCTGAGGCGGACTTCGACATTGACGCGATGACCCGCCTGCTCGATGGCCCCTGGCGCGAGACCTGGAAGTCGGTGCGCGCGTTGCTGGCCAGCGATGCCTTCGAATATGTCGACGATGTCTCGACCGATGCGTACCGAGAACAAGTCCTGGACTGGCTAAAGGTCGTGGCCCGTCACGGGTTTGGCGACATCGCCCCGAAGTCGAAGGATCCGAGCATGGAAGAAATCGGCGCGTCGATGGGCCGATTTATGGCCTCATTTGAGGCGCTGGG encodes:
- a CDS encoding tetratricopeptide repeat protein, whose product is MTSLSRLDAVAAQLNQLRDSDRISDRTIAEAIRSAGVRQQVPAPLSAESDHVDVIFRLAWWIYVRAAALDARYLLVGPMSLDLVIREDRTLEEVLDELRQLEQACTLGEDPLPAKLGVDAQLQVFRQHAKLVDRVDTLGQRDLLKPITESMETLRAHQEAFRKLYATLTSEFMEEFDELARSGAFAETMHGHQDDDAHHHHHEAVDAPPLEDAEAYLARAEERFSRGDLHGAIEDCDAALALDANFIDAYLQRGIARAAHDHVDEAIADFDLALEREPTNVAALLNRALAYYAQKSFMQAVVDLDLAAETDPESPEVFTNRGIIRCILEDYTGAEEDFTRALELDPTSVIAHSNRAMVHRARGDLREAILDYKKATELDANYAEAWSALGFIYLSTEYFEEAIEYLGNAIELQPYAGEHYYNRGNARVGLEQYEKAVEDYTKAIELDAEDVQSHLNRGLARLKNQDFNGAIDDWNRAIEIDPYNPMPYAKRAGVWNILDQHAEAAQDLHQALELAPDDWEYGDFARQMLADIGSELGYNGDKLD